The nucleotide sequence GGCGTTGAGGCTGTGCGAGAAGTAACCGGAGGCGCCGTTCACGTTCACGTACTGCGCGTCGAAGCTGGTGCCGCCCTCGGCGAGGGCCTTCTCGAGCACGTGGCGCACCTCCGCGAGCAGTGTGCGCACCTTCGCGCGGCTGAGCGTGTTCGCCGGTTGGGCGTAATGGATGCGCGCGGCCCAGAGCGCCTCGTCGGCGTAGATGTTGCCGATGCCGCTCACCAGGGTCTGATCGAGCAGGGCGCGTTTGATGCCGGTGTTCTTTCGGGCGAGCGCGGCGGCGAAGCCGGCGTCGTCGAAGGCGGGATCCAGCGGATCGCGGGCGATGTGGGTCACCTGTGTCGGCACGAGCGGCTCGTCGGTTCCGAGGCCACCCGGCGCGCCGTCCGCCGTGGGGACGAGCGCGTCGACCGCCATGGACCCGAAGATCCGCTGGTCGACGAAGTGCACCCACAGCTCGCCGTGCAGAGGATGCTCGATGTGGAGCCGGATGCGGAGCAGGCCGGCCTCTTCGGTTCCGGGCTCGCGCAGGAGGATCTGGCCGCTCATCCCGAGGTGGGCCACGATGGCGCGTCGCGGGACGCCTGCGAGCGGGATCCACAGGAACTTGCCGCGCCGGACCGGC is from Leifsonia sp. 466MF and encodes:
- the mutM gene encoding bifunctional DNA-formamidopyrimidine glycosylase/DNA-(apurinic or apyrimidinic site) lyase, whose translation is MPELPEVEVVRAGLAPAVTGATILGVEVFEPRSLKRHDPVAGAFETLLTGRVMEQPVRRGKFLWIPLAGVPRRAIVAHLGMSGQILLREPGTEEAGLLRIRLHIEHPLHGELWVHFVDQRIFGSMAVDALVPTADGAPGGLGTDEPLVPTQVTHIARDPLDPAFDDAGFAAALARKNTGIKRALLDQTLVSGIGNIYADEALWAARIHYAQPANTLSRAKVRTLLAEVRHVLEKALAEGGTSFDAQYVNVNGASGYFSHSLNAYGRQGQPCPRCGTPIVREQFMNRGSHFCPHCQRLRQSRSAPAAS